The window GATCCGCTGGCGCAGCTTCAGGGCCTGGTCATTACCGATACCGAGGTCGCGCGGCTCCTCGGACTCGCCGAGGATACGGACGCCACGATCGGCTCAAGGCTTCGCGATCTCGACGCCAGCGCGCGCGAGCTGCGCGATTCGATCGACGTCCAGGTGGAACGAAGCCGGCAAGAAGGCGTCTACCTGCCGCTCCCCTACATGACGCGGCTCTTTCAGCTCACCCGGGCCGAGGAGCAGTGTCTTCTCATCTGCCTGGCGTCCGAGATCGACCGCAAGTACGACAAGCTGTTCGGGTACCTGCACGACGACGTGACCCGCAAGCGGCCGAGCGTCGACCTCGTGCTCGAGCTGACCGGTGCGATGCCGCGCGAGCGTCTGGACCTGCGATCGATCTTCGACCCCATGGCGCCCCTGATGCGCTATCGCCTGGTGCGGTTCTCTGAGATGGCCGAGGGCACGGTGCCGCTGCGGGCGCGGGCGCTTGCGCTCGACGACCGGATCGCCGGCCTGCTCCTGGGCAACCGCGTCCTGGACCCGCTGATCGCCGAGTCCGTTCGGTGGCTGGATCCGGCCGCGCCCTCCACCGAGGTCCTCGCGAGCCCGAGCGAGTTCATGGAAACCAGGCAGTCGGTTCGCGCCTACTTCGACGCCTCCAACGAGGTGCGGCCGAACGTCGCGCTGCACCTGCGCGGGCCCTACGGCAGCGGCCGGTTGGCGAGAGCCGTCGCCGTCGGCGAGGAGCTCGGCCTGCCGCTGCTGAGAGTGGACCTGGCCGGCCTGCCCGCCGGTACCCCACGTGATGAAGTGCTCTGGCGAGCCGCCCGCGAGTCGCTTCTCTGGCCCGCCATTCTCTGCATTACCGGCTTCGACAGCCTGCTCAAGGGCGACGCCGAGGCCGAGCGTTCGCTCCAGGTTCTGCTCGAGGCGATCCAACTCTTGAGCCGATGCACGGTTCTGATTGGCGAGCGCTCCTGGCACCCCCAGCGCCGGCTGGGCGAGGTTCTCTTCGTGGAGCTCGAATCCGATTCCCTGGACGAGGCCGCGGTAGCCGATTTCTGGTCGCAGCACGCGGACTCGGTGCACGCCTCCATCCAAGGCTCCGGCCTGCGGTCCCTCGCCGGTCGATTCCGCTTCACGCCGGGGCAGGTCCACGACGCCATGCGGGCGGCGCGGGATCGGGCCACCTGGCGCGCGCCGAGCGACGTCGCGGTGACCCAGGACGACATTCAACATGCTTGCCGAGACCAGTCGAGCACGGCGCTCGCGGGCCTGGCGCGCAAGATCGAGCCCCGCTACCGATGGCAGGACATCGTGCTTCCCGACCATGAGATGGCCCAGGTACGAAGCATCTCCAGCCAGGTTCGCCATCGCCACATCGTGTTCGGGGACTGGGGCTTCGGTCGCAAGCTGTCCCACGGCAAGGGTCTGCGCGCCCTGTTCGCGGGTCCCACCGGCACGGGTAAGACGATGGCGGCCGCGGTGGTCGCGAATGACCCCGGCCTGGGGCTCTACAAGATCGATCTATCGCAGGTCGTGAGCAAGTACATCGGCGAGACCGAGAAAAACCTCGACCGCGTCTTCGCGGCGGCGGAGAGCGCCAGCGCCATCCTGTTCTTCGACGAGGCCGACGCCCTGTTCGGCAAGCGCTCCGAGGTGCGCGACTCCCACGATCGCTACGCCAACGTCGAGATCAGCTACCTGCTCCAGAAGATGGAGGAGTACGAGGGAATCGCGATTCTCGCCACCAACCTGCGGCGCCACATGGACGACGCCTTCCTGCGCCGCTTGCAGTTCGTGATCGAGTTCCCCTTCCCCACACGTGACTACCGAGAGGCGATCTGGCG of the bacterium genome contains:
- a CDS encoding AAA family ATPase; the protein is MTWGRSASDRDRDTPVETPEVGAPSAPSTTPEPQPYADAWAHLEAELARLDLLLQAAVLRSRRSPDDPLAQLQGLVITDTEVARLLGLAEDTDATIGSRLRDLDASARELRDSIDVQVERSRQEGVYLPLPYMTRLFQLTRAEEQCLLICLASEIDRKYDKLFGYLHDDVTRKRPSVDLVLELTGAMPRERLDLRSIFDPMAPLMRYRLVRFSEMAEGTVPLRARALALDDRIAGLLLGNRVLDPLIAESVRWLDPAAPSTEVLASPSEFMETRQSVRAYFDASNEVRPNVALHLRGPYGSGRLARAVAVGEELGLPLLRVDLAGLPAGTPRDEVLWRAARESLLWPAILCITGFDSLLKGDAEAERSLQVLLEAIQLLSRCTVLIGERSWHPQRRLGEVLFVELESDSLDEAAVADFWSQHADSVHASIQGSGLRSLAGRFRFTPGQVHDAMRAARDRATWRAPSDVAVTQDDIQHACRDQSSTALAGLARKIEPRYRWQDIVLPDHEMAQVRSISSQVRHRHIVFGDWGFGRKLSHGKGLRALFAGPTGTGKTMAAAVVANDPGLGLYKIDLSQVVSKYIGETEKNLDRVFAAAESASAILFFDEADALFGKRSEVRDSHDRYANVEISYLLQKMEEYEGIAILATNLRRHMDDAFLRRLQFVIEFPFPTRDYREAIWRVTLPPEVPLEGELDFAELARDVRLSGGNIKNICVAAAYLAAADGGAVSMSHIRDASRREYEKLGRGWSHERAVEVSA